The nucleotide window GGTCGGGCGCTCGCGTCGGCCCGAGGAGGGGAGCGTCTCGCTCCGTGTGCGGTCGAGGGCGATACTCGCGGACGGGCGACGAACGAACTGGTCTCCACACTGCCGAGTCCGACGGAGACAATATAAGCGTTCACCGGAAGCGAGGTGTGGTAGCGGACACCGAGACGGGCGGGTGGTTGGTCGAAACGGACCGCGTCAGGGCACGCATACGTCGTGTTCGAGGGTGCCGACGCCCTCGATCTCCACCTCGACGGTGTCGCCGTCGGCGAGGGCACCGACGCCCTCGGGAGTGCCAGTCGCGATCACGTCGCCGGGTTCGAGCGTGAGGTACGTCGTGATCTCCTCGATCAGCGTCGGTACGTCGAAGATCATGTGTTCGCGGTCGCTGGACTGCTTCGTCTCGCCGTTGACCCGGAGCTCGACGCTCGCGTCGGCGGGCACCTCGTCGGGCGTCGCGAGGACGGGGCCGAGCGGGGCCGCGCCGTCGAACGCCTTCCCGCGCACCCAGTTCTGTTCCTTGTTCTGGTCCTCGCGGTTCGACACGTCGTTCATACAGGTGAACCCGGCGACGACGTCCATCGCGTCGGCGGCGTCGACCGCCTTACACTGTTCGCCGATCACGACCGCGAACTCCGCCTCCCAGTCGATCCGCTCTTTCCCGGCCGGGACGGTCACGGTGTCGCCGTGGCTCGCTACCGCGTTCGGCGGTTTGAGGAAGAGCAGCGGGCGGTCGGGCACGTCGTTGCCCAGCTCCTCGGCGTGGTCGGCGTAGTTGCGCCCGATACAGACGATCTTCGAGGGGTCGCTCGGCGCGAGCACGTCGATGTCCGGGTCGTCGAGGGCGTACTCGTCGCCGCCGAAGGCGACCGTGTCGGTCGCCGGGTCGTACTCGCCGTCGCGGATCGATCCGGCCGGGTCGCGGAACCGTGCGCGGTACATACGGAAGCGATCGGCCGGCCGCCCGAAAAGGGTTCCCGGAGAGGCAAGCGACGGGAGCGACCGTCCCCCGCCGGCTCACTCGGTCGAGTCGGTCGCCTCGCGGACCGACGTACCCGTCGTCTCTCCCGTCGGCTCCTCGTCGCTCGCGTCGCCGTCGAGCGTCTCGGCGTCGTCGGTCGCGCCGCTGTCGAACGATCCCTCGTCGCTCGTGTCGGGGGTGAGCGTCTCCTCGTCGCTCGCGTCGGCGTCGAACGTCTCGTCGCCGGTCAGTTCCGCTTCGAGCGCCGCGTCGTCCGCGAGTTCGTCGAGCGACAGTTCCCCGACGTCGTCGCCGCCGAACACCTCCGAGCGCGCGCAGTCGGCGCAGTAGTGGTTGTGACGGATCGAGTGGGTGCGGACCGGAACGCCGGCGACGACCGTCTCGTCGCGCCGCCGCCGCACGAGGCCGCGCTCGAACGCCTCGCCACAGACGACGCAGGTGTCCTCGACGGTCTCGGGCGGGCGGACGATCCGGTGGTCCACCGTCTTCCGTCGGCCGAACTTCGTGATCCCGTGGCGGCGGTCCAGCCGACTGCGAACTGGCGGGGCGATACCCAAGCCGAGTCCGGCGAACGCGAGCGCGATCAGGGCCACGGGCAGCGAGCCGGTCACGGATCCGAAGAACGCGATGAAGCCGCCGATAAGCAGGAGTAACGCCGTCAGGAGGTACGCGGTGACTTTCTCCACTCGTTCCGCGGACTCGTGGCTGGAGGGGGCGCGGGCGGGGGTCTCGTCGCCGCGAACGAGCCGACGGCGCTCGGCCAGCTTGGAGTAGTGCCACCAGCCGTACAGCAGGTTTCCGATGCCGCTGGTGAAGATGAACAGGAGGAGGTGGAGACCGACGGAGCCGATCCCCCTGTCGACGAGGACGACGCGGTCGCCGTCGTCCCGCTCGATCTCCCACCCGGCGTCGAGGTGATCCTGAACCCGGCGGCGGAAGGCGCGGGAGCTCTCTTCCGGGGTCGACGCCGAGGCGGCCGGACGGGCGGAGTCGGTTCCGCTCGACCGGGCGGAATCGATCTCGCCCGACCGGTCGGATCGGGTGTGCGACCGACCCGATCCGACCGCCGTCGCTCCTCCGCCCGGCCGCGACGCGCCGCAGTTCGAGCAGAACCGGTCGTCGTCGTCGAACGCCTCGCCGCACTCCGGGCAGTACGCGGGGTCGCCCGGGTCGCCGAGGTCGGCACCGCAGTCGGGACAGAAGCTCGCCCCGGCCGGCACCGGGTCCCCGCAGGCGGGGCACGCGGCGGAGGGACCGTCCGGGTCGCTGGTCTCGGAGGGCATTCGCCCCGTAGTTCGCGCTCGGCGCGGTTAATTGCTTTCGCCGACCGCCGACGCGGCTCCGCGGTGTCGAGTTTTATTACCGCTCGCCGAGACGTTGTACCCGAACCATGGAACTCACCTGGCACGGCCACTCCACGTGGCACGTCGTCGTCGAGGACACGGAGCTGCTCATCGACCCGTTCTTCGACAACCCGAAGACCGACGTCGACCCCGAGGAGCTCGACCCCGACTACCTGCTCTTGACCCACGGACACTCCGACCACATCGCGGACGCCGACCGGTTCGAAGGCGCGACGGTGGTCGCGACTCCGGAGCTGACCAGCTACGTCCAAGAGAACTTCGGCCACGAACACACGCTCCCGGCCGCCGGAATGAACATCGGCGGGACCGCCGAGTGCGGCGACGCGTGGGTGACGATGGTCCGCGCGGACCACTCGAACGGCATCGACAACGGGTACGGCACCTCCGCCGGGATGCCGGCCGGGTTCGTCATCGGCGACAAGAAGCCGACTCAGGAGTCAGACGCCGACTGTACCACGTTCTACCACGCCGGCGACACGGGCCTGATGTCCGAGATGGTCGACGTGATCGCGCCGTACCTCGAACCCGACGCGGCCGCCCTGCCCGCCGGCGACCACTTCACGATGGGACCCGCGGGGGCCGGCATCGCCGCCGACTGGGTGGGGGCCGACGTGGTCTTCCCGATGCACTACGACTCGTTCGGACCGATCGAGATAGAGACCCGCGAGTTCGTCAACGAGGTCAAGGCCGCGGGCGCTGCCGCCGAACCCGTCGTCCTCGACGGCGACGAGACGTACACGCTGGAGTAGCGCGACCCGCGACGCGGAACCGCCCGAGACGACGCCCCGCCGGTTCCACACCGGTGACGATCTTTCTTCGGCGAGAGCGTGGCCGACGAGCGGGAGGTCCGCGGACGGATTGCGTTCCGGCGTCGAAGGCGAGAGTTCCTGACTGACGAGACAGAATACTATTCGACTCCGAATAAATATTATTTCTGGGTGAGTAGATTTTGTGCGACTAAATTGGTAGAAATATATTGTATGTATTTAAATTAATAATAAATCAGAAGCCTTCTAAATGAAAGATGGTTAGCGCCGAATTGGCACACCATGTCAACCGCAGATATGCGGGCTGTGATCCGCGGGGAAGGCGGGCGGTTCGTGTACGTCGTCTCCGCGCTCGCGGCGCTCAACGGCCTTCTGTTCGGGTTCGACACGGGGATCATCTCCGGAGCCATCCTCTTCATCGACACCACCTTCGAGCTGAGTCCCTTGGTGGAGGGGATCGTCGTCAGCGGCGCGATGGTCGGGGCGGCCGCCGGCGCGGCCGTCGGCGGACAGATTTCCGACCGCGTCGGTCGCAAGCGGTTCATCTTGCTCTCGGCCGGGGTGTTCTTCCTCGGCTCGTTCCTCATGGCGGTCGCGCCGACCGTCGAGGTGCTCGTCGCGGGGCGGATGATCGACGGGATCGCCATCGGGTTCGCGTCGATCGTCGGTCCGCTGTACATCTCCGAGATCGCGCCGCCCTCCGTCCGCGGCGGCCTCACGTCCCTGAACCAGCTGATGGTCACCGTGGGGATCCTCTCGTCGTACTTCGTCAACTACGCCTTCTCCGGCTCCGGGTCGTGGCGGATCATGCTCGGCGCGGGGATGGTTCCCGCCGTCGTGCTCGCGATCGGGATGGTCCGGATGCCCGAGAGCCCGCGGTGGCTCTACGAGCAGGGCCGGACCGACGAGGCCCGCGCGGTGCTGCGTCGCACGCGAGACGGTGACATCGAGTCGGAGCTGTCGGAGATCGAAGCGACGGTCGAGGCGCAGTCCGGGAACGGGGTGCGGGACCTGCTTAGCCCGTGGATGCGTCCGGCGCTGATCGTCGGGCTGGGGCTCGCCGTCTTCCAGCAGATCACCGGGATCAACGCCGTGATGTACTACGCCCCGACGATCCTAGAGTCGACCGCGTTCGGCAGCTCGCAGTCGATCCTCGCGTCGGTCGCCATCGGGACCGTCAACGTCGTCATGACGGTGGTCGCGATCCTCCTCGTCGACCGCGTGGGTCGCCGCCCGCTCCTGCTCGTCGGGACCGGCGGGATGATCGGGTCGCTGGCCGTCGCCGGCCTCGTCTTCCAGTTCGCCGACCCGACCGGCGGGATGGGGTGGCTGGCGACGCTCACGCTCGTGTCGTTCGTCGCGTTCTTCGCCATCGGACTCGGGCCGGTGTTCTGGCTCCTCATCTCCGAGATCTACCCGCTCGCCGTCCGCGGGAGCGCGATGGGACTCGTGACGGTCGCCAACTGGCTCGCGAACCTCGTGGTGGCGCTGTCGTTCCCCGTGCTGCTCGACGGGATCGGCACGCCGATGACGTTCTGGCTGTTCGGAGCCTGTAGCGTCGTCGCGCTACTGTTCACCTACCGCACCGTCCCCGAGACGAACGGGCGGACGCTGGAGGCGATCGAGGCGGACCTCCGAAAGGGGACCGGAGCGGTCGGCGGCGCTCGCGGCGACGACTGACGCGTCGCCGACGCGAGTCGGCGGGCGTCACGCCGCCTTTCGGTGCGGTTTCGCCGTGCCGATGCCGATAACCTTTATCCGCGCGCGACCGAACCGACACTCGACTATGGCAGACATCGAGACATCCACGGTTTCCGAGGAAGGGTACGCCAGCACCAGTCAGGTCGGCGAGTTCGACCTCCGGATCGACGCGACAGACGAGACGGGGCCGAACCCGAACGCGACGCTCGTCGCGACGTACGCCTCCTGTTACCTCCCGGCGTTCCGCGTCGGCGGGAGCCAGCGCGGCGAGGAAGAGCTCGGCAAGATCCAGATCGACGCGAGCGCCGAACTGGACGACGACGACGACCTCGAATCGATCGCCTTCGACGTCCACGTCGAGGCCGACCTCGACGACGAGACCGCCGCCGATGTCGCCGAGCGCGCTGAGGGCATCTGTCACGTCCACAGCGCGCTCCGCGAGGGACTCCACGCCGACATCAGCGTCTACCCCGGCGCGTTCTGAGCCGGGCCGCCGATTCCGCGAACGGTTCGTTTTTGACCCTTTTCCTGCGGCAGTACCGGATCCGCGTTCTCACGTCCTCGAAACGCCGATACCGATCGCCGAACGTGTTCGCGCGCTTCCTACCGCACAGGGAGCCGCTTGACGTGATTTATACCGGAGCCCGCAACGTCCGCCTGTCGCGAGGGAATCGCCGCTCGCGGATTCACCAATGTCAAATGACACACAGCGGTCCACGGACGCGGAATCGGGCAACCAGACGACCGGCTCGACCGACGGGTTCGACTCGCTGCTCCCCGGCGTCCGTCGCCGCGACTTCATGAAGGCCGGCGCTGCGGTCGGCGGGATCAGCGGGCTGGCGGGCTGTTCCAGCCTGCTGAACGAGGACGACGGCGTCGACGGAACGGCCTCGGCGAGCGGCGTCGACAACTCCGTCCCGCCGGGCGAACACGACGAGTACTACGCGCTGCTGTCCGGCGGGCAGGCCGGCGACGTCCGCGTGTACGGGCTCCCGTCGATGCGCGAACTCATCCGGATCCCGGTGTTCAACCCGGACGCCTCGCGCGGCTACGGGTTCGACGACGAGAGCAAGCAGATGCTCGAAGACGCCGGCGGCTACTCGTGGGGCGACACCCACCACCCGCGGATCAGCCAGACCGACGGCGACTACGACGGCCGGTTCGCGTACGTCAACGACAAGGCGAACGGTCGGATGGCCCGGATCGACCTGACGTACTTCGAGACGGACGCCATCGTCGACATCCCGAACCAGCAGGGGACCCACGGCGCGTGCGCCCAGCTGCCCGACACCGACCTCATCTTCGGCGTCGGCGAGTTCCGGACGCCGATCCCCAACGACGGGAGCGGGAACCTCGAAGATCCGGACTCCTACGGCTCCGTGCTCGCCGCGATCAACCCCGAGTCGATGAACGTCGAGTGGGAGGTCCTCATCGACGGCAACATGGACAACGGCGACGGGAGCAAGGAGGGTCGGTACTTCTTCACGAGCGCGTACAACACCGAGGAGGCCGCGACCGAGTCGGGGATGACCCGCGCCGACCGCGACGACGTGAAGGCGTTCGATATCCCCCGGATCGAGGCGGCCGTCGAGGCCGGCAACTACGAGACGATAAACGAGGTGCCGGTCGTCGACGGGCGGAAGGACAGCCCGCTCAACCAAGGCGACGAACCTATCGTCACCTACATCCCGACGCCGAAGAGCCCGCACGGAGTCAGCGTCACCCCGGACAACGAGTACGTGATCGTCAGCGGGAAGCTCGACCCGACCGCGTCGATCATCGACATCGACAAGATCGACGAGGTCGACGACCCGACCGACGCCATCGTCGGCCAGCCGAAGCTCGGTCTCGGGCCGCTCCACACCGCCTACGACGGGCGGGGCCACGCGTACACGACGCTGTTCATCGACTCGCAGGTCGTCAAGTGGGACATCGAGGAGGCGGTCAACGCCGAGCCGCGCTCCGAGAGCCCGGTGATAGAGAAGATCGACGTGCACTACAACCCCGGCCACCTCATCGCCGCGGAGTCGTACACGGAGGACCCGGCGGGCGACTGGCTCATCTCGCTGAACAAGCTCTCGAAGGACCGGTTCCTCCCGGTCGGTCCGCAGCACCCGGAGAACGACCAGCTGATCTACATCGGCGACGACGAGAACGGGATGGAGCTGGTGAAGGACTCGCCGGCGCAGGCCGAGCCGCACGACGCGTCGATCTGTCACAAATCGAAGCTCGACCCGAAGGCGGTCTACGACCCCGAGGACCTCGAACTCAGCCACACGGCCGAGGGCGAGTCGTCGATGGAGCGGGTCGGCGACGACCGCGTCGAGATCGAGATGTACTCGACCCGGAACCACTACGGGTTCCAGGAGATGGTCGTCCAGGAGGGCGACGAGGTCGAGATGCAGGTGACGAACATCGAGACCACGAGCGACATGCTCCACTCGGTGGCGATCCCGGACCACGATGTCCACATGCGGATCGCCCCGCAGGAGACGCGCAAGGCGACGTTCACCGCGGACGAGCCGGGCGTCTACTGGATCTACTGCGCGCACTTCTGCAGCGCGCTGCACTTGGAGATGCGCTCGCGGCTCATCGTCAAACCGGAGGAATAACGCCATGCGCTCGTCGCTCGCGCGGCTGACCGAGATCCGACGCGCGCTCCCGCTGGCAGCGGCGGCGCTGCTCGTCGGCGCGCTGTTGGTCCCGATGTGGCAGATCACGCTCACGGCACCGCAGTACCCCGGTCAGGAGCTGCTCATCGAGCTGTACGCCTACCCGCGTCTGGGCGGCGACTTCGCCGAGGTACAGGGACTCAACAAGTACGCAGGGTTCTACTACCCCGATCCGGTGTTCATCGACCCGAACTACGAGGTGGCGGCGGCGGCCATCGACGTCCCCGAGTGGCTGCTCGGTCCGGTCGTGTTCGTCGGGCTGGCGCTGACCGGCGCGTTCGTCGCGTTCGCGCCGACTGTCCGCAAGCTGAAGGCCGGACTCACCGCGCAGTTCGTCGGGACGATCACCGTCTTCGTCGGGATGTTCGCGTTCATCCAGTACCGGCTCTATCAGGCCGGCCACTCGCTCGACCCCGACGCGCCGCTCCGGGGTATCGAGGGGTTCACGCCGCCGCTTCTGGGGGCCTACGAGGTGGCCAACATCAGCGGCTTCGCGTGGTTCGGTCCCGGGGGGTACATGACCGTCGTCGCCCTCGCGCTGCTCGCGACCGCGTACCTCGCGCGGGACATCGAGGCGACCGTGAGCGAACTCCCGGCGCTCGCGGTCGCGCTCCCCGGCGCGGTCCGCGAACGGGTCGCGAGCGGTGAGGGCGGCGACCGAGGCCAAAACGACGCCGACTCGACCACCACCGATCGCGACATCGGCGGAGGTGACCATGCCCGATGACCGCGTCGAGGCCGGCTTCCTCGCGGCCGCCTGCGTCGTCGCGGCGCTCGGGATCGCGCTCGCCCTCGGGGTCCCTGCCGCCGGCGTGGGTGCGGCGGACGCGAGCGAGGCGGGAGCGACGCTGAACGCCGCCACCGACTCCGGACTCACCGTCGCGACCGACGTGGCCGCGACGGGCGCGACCGCGCCCGACCGCGACGGGACCGCGACGCTCGACGGAGAGTCGTTCGCGTCGGCGCAGGCGGCGGTCGACGCCGCCGAGCCGGGCGACACGGTCGTCCTCGACGGGCGGTTCGACGAGCGCGTGAACGCGAGCGTCGACGATCTGCGGCTCGTCGCGAGCGACGGCGGCGCGGTGATCGACGGCGGCGGCGAGGGACGCGTGCTCACCGTGAGCGGCGAGAACGTCACCGTCTCCGGCGTCTGGATACGCGGCTCTGGCAGCGACCTCGGGACCGAGGACGCCGGCGTCTTCGTCTCCGGGGACCGCGCCCGGGTCGAGTCGGTCCGGATCACCGACACGGCGTACGGGATCTGGATCGATTCGGCCGACGAGGCCGTCATCGAGGACGTTCGAATCGACGGCCGCGAGGAGGTGTTCCCGCGGACCGACCGCGGGAACGGGATCCACCTGTACGAGACGACGGGCACGGTCGTCCGCGACAGCGAGATCGCGGACGCCCGTGACGGGATCTACTTCTCGTGGGCGGCGGACGTGCTCGCCGAGAACAACACGATCCGGAACACGCGGTACGGCGTCCACTACATGTACTCGGACGACAACCGACTCGTCGACAACGTCGCGGCCGACAACGGCGTCGGCTACGCGCTGATGGTGAGCGAGGGGCTGACGGTGCGGAACAACACCGCCCTCCGAAACGACGACAGCAGCGGCCACGGGATCATGGCCAAGGACATCGAGGACTCGACGATCGCGGGTAACCACCTCGTCGCGAACCGGAACGGCCTGTACCTCTACAACGCGCAGGGGAACCGGCTCGTCGACAACCTGATTTACCGCAACGGGATCGGGGTCCACAGCGCCGCCGAGAGCGGGAGCGAGGTCGTCGCGGGCAACAGCTTCGTCCGCAACGACCGAGCCGTCGAGACCGTGCGGAACTCGCTCGCCGCGTGGAACGGCACCGACCGCGGCAACTACTGGTCGGGCGCTCGCGTCGCCGACCGCGACGGCGACGGCGTCAGCGAGATCCGACACCGACCCGTCGGGATTGTCGAGAACCTCGTGGCCGACCACCCGCAGGCCGCGGCGTTCGTCGACAGCCCGGCGTTCGAGGCGGTGCGGATGGCCGAGAGCTCCTTCCCGGTCATCGAGACGCCCGGCGTCATCGACCGCCACCCCCTCGTCGAGCCGAACCACGACTGGCGGGCGTACGAGCCGGACGGCACGGCGAACGCCGGCGGGCGCACCGGCGACGGGACGGCCCGCGCCGCGAACCGAACCGCGGACACGGAGGACACACCATGAAAATCGACGCGACCGACGTGCGGAAGACGTACGATGACGTGACCGCCCTCGACGGGCTCTCGCTTTCGGTCCCGAGCGGCTCGACGTTCGGGATCATCGGCACCAACGGGGCCGGCAAATCGACGCTGTTCCGGCTGCTCGTCGGTCACGACCGGCCGGACACCGGGACGGTCGCCGTCGGCGGCACCGACGTGACCGAGAACGGGCGGCAGGTCCGCGAGCGCGTCGGCTACCTTCCGGAACACATCGGCTTCCCGGACGGGCTCACCGGCCGGGAGGTGCTGGGGGTTCACCGGGCGATCCGCGGCCTCCCGACGGACGGTCGGACCGCCGAGGCGATCGAACGGGTCGGACTGACCCCCGACGAGGCCGACCGCCGCGTCTCGGGCTACTCGAACGGGATGTGCCGCCGGCTCGGGCTGGCGACGGTGCTGTTGCCCGACCCCGACATCTTGATCCTCGACGAGCCGACCGCGGGACTCGACCCGCGCGGCGTCGACGAGTTCCACGCCATCGTCGAGGAGATAGCGACCGACACCGACGCGACGGTGGTGTTCTGTTCGCACGTGCTCGGCGAGGTCGAGCGTCTCTGCGACCGCGCGGCCGTCCTCCACGCCGGTCGCGTGTGCGCGGCGGGCCCCGTCGGCGAACTCGCGACCTCCGAGACCGGAGGGCCCGGCGAGTGCGACGGCGACGCGGCGGACAAGACGAACCCCGACGGCGGTCTCCGCGCCGCGTTCCGCGAGGCGGTCGGGGACCGGCCACGCGACGCCAGCGCCGAGCGCGAGGAGGTGACACCATGAGTGACCCGACTGAGCGACCGACAGCGGAGCCAGAAGTGGAGGAAGCTGCGAAGAGAGATGAACGGGAGGGAACCCGCCCCGACGGCGGCCACCCCGACGCGACGGCCGCGGTGAGCGCGCTCGACGGCGGCACGGACGCCGAGGCGACGGACTCGATGTCGCAGGCGACCGCGGACGCCGCCGAGACCGAGGCGAGCGACGGCGTGCGCGATGCGCTCCGCCACGTCTTCGTCGTCG belongs to Halorubrum sp. DM2 and includes:
- a CDS encoding fumarylacetoacetate hydrolase family protein, giving the protein MYRARFRDPAGSIRDGEYDPATDTVAFGGDEYALDDPDIDVLAPSDPSKIVCIGRNYADHAEELGNDVPDRPLLFLKPPNAVASHGDTVTVPAGKERIDWEAEFAVVIGEQCKAVDAADAMDVVAGFTCMNDVSNREDQNKEQNWVRGKAFDGAAPLGPVLATPDEVPADASVELRVNGETKQSSDREHMIFDVPTLIEEITTYLTLEPGDVIATGTPEGVGALADGDTVEVEIEGVGTLEHDVCVP
- a CDS encoding zinc ribbon domain-containing protein, whose protein sequence is MPSETSDPDGPSAACPACGDPVPAGASFCPDCGADLGDPGDPAYCPECGEAFDDDDRFCSNCGASRPGGGATAVGSGRSHTRSDRSGEIDSARSSGTDSARPAASASTPEESSRAFRRRVQDHLDAGWEIERDDGDRVVLVDRGIGSVGLHLLLFIFTSGIGNLLYGWWHYSKLAERRRLVRGDETPARAPSSHESAERVEKVTAYLLTALLLLIGGFIAFFGSVTGSLPVALIALAFAGLGLGIAPPVRSRLDRRHGITKFGRRKTVDHRIVRPPETVEDTCVVCGEAFERGLVRRRRDETVVAGVPVRTHSIRHNHYCADCARSEVFGGDDVGELSLDELADDAALEAELTGDETFDADASDEETLTPDTSDEGSFDSGATDDAETLDGDASDEEPTGETTGTSVREATDSTE
- a CDS encoding metal-dependent hydrolase — protein: MELTWHGHSTWHVVVEDTELLIDPFFDNPKTDVDPEELDPDYLLLTHGHSDHIADADRFEGATVVATPELTSYVQENFGHEHTLPAAGMNIGGTAECGDAWVTMVRADHSNGIDNGYGTSAGMPAGFVIGDKKPTQESDADCTTFYHAGDTGLMSEMVDVIAPYLEPDAAALPAGDHFTMGPAGAGIAADWVGADVVFPMHYDSFGPIEIETREFVNEVKAAGAAAEPVVLDGDETYTLE
- a CDS encoding sugar porter family MFS transporter, producing the protein MSTADMRAVIRGEGGRFVYVVSALAALNGLLFGFDTGIISGAILFIDTTFELSPLVEGIVVSGAMVGAAAGAAVGGQISDRVGRKRFILLSAGVFFLGSFLMAVAPTVEVLVAGRMIDGIAIGFASIVGPLYISEIAPPSVRGGLTSLNQLMVTVGILSSYFVNYAFSGSGSWRIMLGAGMVPAVVLAIGMVRMPESPRWLYEQGRTDEARAVLRRTRDGDIESELSEIEATVEAQSGNGVRDLLSPWMRPALIVGLGLAVFQQITGINAVMYYAPTILESTAFGSSQSILASVAIGTVNVVMTVVAILLVDRVGRRPLLLVGTGGMIGSLAVAGLVFQFADPTGGMGWLATLTLVSFVAFFAIGLGPVFWLLISEIYPLAVRGSAMGLVTVANWLANLVVALSFPVLLDGIGTPMTFWLFGACSVVALLFTYRTVPETNGRTLEAIEADLRKGTGAVGGARGDD
- a CDS encoding OsmC family protein, with product MADIETSTVSEEGYASTSQVGEFDLRIDATDETGPNPNATLVATYASCYLPAFRVGGSQRGEEELGKIQIDASAELDDDDDLESIAFDVHVEADLDDETAADVAERAEGICHVHSALREGLHADISVYPGAF
- the nosZ gene encoding TAT-dependent nitrous-oxide reductase, producing the protein MSNDTQRSTDAESGNQTTGSTDGFDSLLPGVRRRDFMKAGAAVGGISGLAGCSSLLNEDDGVDGTASASGVDNSVPPGEHDEYYALLSGGQAGDVRVYGLPSMRELIRIPVFNPDASRGYGFDDESKQMLEDAGGYSWGDTHHPRISQTDGDYDGRFAYVNDKANGRMARIDLTYFETDAIVDIPNQQGTHGACAQLPDTDLIFGVGEFRTPIPNDGSGNLEDPDSYGSVLAAINPESMNVEWEVLIDGNMDNGDGSKEGRYFFTSAYNTEEAATESGMTRADRDDVKAFDIPRIEAAVEAGNYETINEVPVVDGRKDSPLNQGDEPIVTYIPTPKSPHGVSVTPDNEYVIVSGKLDPTASIIDIDKIDEVDDPTDAIVGQPKLGLGPLHTAYDGRGHAYTTLFIDSQVVKWDIEEAVNAEPRSESPVIEKIDVHYNPGHLIAAESYTEDPAGDWLISLNKLSKDRFLPVGPQHPENDQLIYIGDDENGMELVKDSPAQAEPHDASICHKSKLDPKAVYDPEDLELSHTAEGESSMERVGDDRVEIEMYSTRNHYGFQEMVVQEGDEVEMQVTNIETTSDMLHSVAIPDHDVHMRIAPQETRKATFTADEPGVYWIYCAHFCSALHLEMRSRLIVKPEE
- the nosD gene encoding nitrous oxide reductase family maturation protein NosD, yielding MPDDRVEAGFLAAACVVAALGIALALGVPAAGVGAADASEAGATLNAATDSGLTVATDVAATGATAPDRDGTATLDGESFASAQAAVDAAEPGDTVVLDGRFDERVNASVDDLRLVASDGGAVIDGGGEGRVLTVSGENVTVSGVWIRGSGSDLGTEDAGVFVSGDRARVESVRITDTAYGIWIDSADEAVIEDVRIDGREEVFPRTDRGNGIHLYETTGTVVRDSEIADARDGIYFSWAADVLAENNTIRNTRYGVHYMYSDDNRLVDNVAADNGVGYALMVSEGLTVRNNTALRNDDSSGHGIMAKDIEDSTIAGNHLVANRNGLYLYNAQGNRLVDNLIYRNGIGVHSAAESGSEVVAGNSFVRNDRAVETVRNSLAAWNGTDRGNYWSGARVADRDGDGVSEIRHRPVGIVENLVADHPQAAAFVDSPAFEAVRMAESSFPVIETPGVIDRHPLVEPNHDWRAYEPDGTANAGGRTGDGTARAANRTADTEDTP
- a CDS encoding ABC transporter ATP-binding protein, producing MKIDATDVRKTYDDVTALDGLSLSVPSGSTFGIIGTNGAGKSTLFRLLVGHDRPDTGTVAVGGTDVTENGRQVRERVGYLPEHIGFPDGLTGREVLGVHRAIRGLPTDGRTAEAIERVGLTPDEADRRVSGYSNGMCRRLGLATVLLPDPDILILDEPTAGLDPRGVDEFHAIVEEIATDTDATVVFCSHVLGEVERLCDRAAVLHAGRVCAAGPVGELATSETGGPGECDGDAADKTNPDGGLRAAFREAVGDRPRDASAEREEVTP